From Xiphophorus hellerii strain 12219 chromosome 9, Xiphophorus_hellerii-4.1, whole genome shotgun sequence, a single genomic window includes:
- the slco2a1 gene encoding solute carrier organic anion transporter family member 2A1, translating into MEINFPINTRKTNRTPCCSIKLFVLCHSFLQLSQLLYSAYFRSTISTIERRYGLSSFSSGTISSLNEISNCILIVFVSYFGSRVHRPRVIGFGGLLMAISAMILTLPHFLSQPYTRDLSLQKFHDLCKPHDNATSPESCGQEDTRRLADTTLVWIFMAIAQLLFGVGSVPIQPFGISYIDDFAGRKNSPLYIAILFAVSVFGPSIGYLLGSIMLRFYVDVNRSGSDAFPVLSPVDPDWVGAWWMGLLIITVFLTLSSIPYFFFPRQMSFEVNMAETEADSNDNFQEKDGSLLEFLKLFPRMFFRLLSGPLFLLLVLSQCCFSSVIAGLASFLSKFLERQYGASVTYSALLVGSLNLPAAAVGMLIGGFIMRRTGLTMKNIPRFSVIMLIISTLLSIPLFFMGCDTQKVSEVNYPVAPPGSLPKCSASCSCPESAFHPVCDSNGIEYISPCHAGCTNFTLNPNSTFRVLVFTNCKCVSGAERQAKPGPCPNSCFHYLHPVILLISLASLIACLSHNPLYMMVLRCVSFDEKSFAIGLQFLLMRILAWLPAPAFFGMAIDMSCIWWKNVCGSKFSCGYYDNGLFRSRYLGLQVGYKIMGIFLLIILGWKAKRTQEYDLEQKPNL; encoded by the exons ATGGAGATAAATTTCCCCATAAACACCAGAAAGACCAACAGGACGCCATGCTGCAGTATAAAG CTGTTCGTCCTGTGCCACAGCTTCCTGCAGCTCTCGCAGCTGCTCTACAGCGCCTACTTCAGGAGCACCATCTCCACTATCGAGAGGCGCTACGGCCTCAGCAGCTTCTCCTCAGGAACCATTTCCTCTCTCAACGAG ATCAGCAACTGCATCCTGATTGTGTTTGTGAGCTACTTCGGCAGCCGGGTCCACCGTCCTCGTGTGATTGGCTTCGGCGGACTGCTGATGGCCATCAGCGCCATGATCCTCACCTTACCTCACTTTCTGTCGCAGCCCTACACACGCGACTTGTCTTTGCAGA AGTTCCACGATCTTTGCAAACCACATGACAACGCCACCAGCCCGGAGTCATGTGGTCAAGAAGATACCAGGCGCCTGGCTGACACCACCCTGGTGTGGATATTTATGGCCATCGCTCAGCTGCTGTTCGGCGTGGGGTCGGTGCCCATCCAGCCCTTCGGCATTTCCTACATTGACGATTTTGCAGGACGTAAAAATTCCCCTCTCTACATAG CCATCCTGTTTGCCGTGTCTGTGTTTGGACCTTCCATCGGCTACCTGCTGGGCTCGATCATGCTTCGGTTCTACGTGGACGTGAACAGAAGTGGCTCCG atGCATTTCCGGTGTTGAGCCCCGTCGACCCCGACTGGGTGGGGGCTTGGTGGATGGGTCTGCTTATCATCACCGTCTTCCTGACCCTCTCCTCCATTCCTTACTTTTTCTTCCCCCGTCAAATGAGCTTTGAAGTAAAC ATGGCGGAGACTGAGGCTGACTCAAACGATAACTTTCAGGAGAAGGATGGGTCTTTGCTTGAGTTCCTTAAAT TGTTTCCTAGAATGTTCTTCCGCCTGCTGTCGGGTCCTCTCTTCCTCTTGCTGGTCCTGTCCCAGTGCTGCTTTTCCTCAGTCATAGCAGGCCTAGCTAGCTTCCTTAGCAAGTTCCTGGAGAGACAATATGGGGCTTCAGTTACCTACAGCGCTCTGCTAGTAG GGTCTTTGAATCTACCAGCTGCAGCGGTGGGGATGCTCATCGGTGGCTTCATCATGAGGAGGACGGGACTCACCATGAAGAACATCCCTCGTTTCTCAGTCATCATGCTAATCATTTCCACGCTCCTCTCCATCCCTCTCTTCTTTATGGGCTGCGACACGCAGAAAGTCTCTGAGGTCAATTACCCAGTTGCACCTCCCGG GTCATTACCCAAGTGCTCCGCCAGCTGCTCCTGTCCTGAGAGCGCCTTCCATCCCGTCTGTGACTCCAATGGGATTGAGTACATTTCTCCCTGCCATGCTGGCTGCACTAACTTCACCTTAAACCCCAACAGCACCTTCAGAGTCCTG GTATTTACCAACTGCAAGTGTGTATCTGGGGCTGAGCGCCAAGCCAAGCCAGGTCCTTGTCCAAACAGCTGCTTTCATTATCTCCACCCAGTCATACTGCTCATCTCTCTAGCTTCGCTGATTGCCTGCCTCTCTCACAACCCACTGTACATGATGGTGCTCAG atGTGTTTCCTTTGATGAGAAATCATTCGCTATAGGACTTCAGTTCTTACTAATGAGAATATTAG CCTGGCTTCCGGCTCCAGCGTTCTTTGGGATGGCCATTGACATGTCTTGCATCTGGTGGAAAAACGTGTGCGGCTCGAAGTTCAGCTGCGGATACTATGACAACGGCCTCTTCAGGAGCCG ATACTTGGGTTTACAGGTGGGTTATAAGATCATGGGCATCTTCCTGCTGATCATCCTGGGTTGGAAGGCAAAACGGACCCAGGAGTACGATCTGGAGCAGAAGCCCAATCTCTGA